The Hymenobacter baengnokdamensis genome includes a region encoding these proteins:
- a CDS encoding Imm26 family immunity protein encodes MAKRLKSGHVLRIPLLHGWGFAYAKYINVLHIANNNSYPDLIKVYDYHSLNADEINTAKLTSYLMQPILLAGRLAIMREQRWQIIGEVPILSEDEELPDLRVPEGTIADRMIISHQPRPGATLYTKNLALRPYFETALYNVEHLEFLSAYPYDMIEASITMCFMLNKGINPLNYFNLQNPTYSYLFSLYSKRPLANSLPRQLYGRARQNGKI; translated from the coding sequence ATGGCAAAAAGACTCAAATCCGGTCATGTTTTACGTATTCCTCTCTTGCACGGTTGGGGATTTGCATACGCTAAATACATAAACGTCCTTCATATAGCGAACAACAACTCTTATCCAGACTTGATTAAAGTTTATGATTATCATTCTTTAAATGCTGACGAGATAAACACTGCCAAATTAACCAGTTATCTGATGCAGCCAATTCTGCTTGCAGGCCGCCTAGCAATCATGCGGGAACAGCGATGGCAGATTATAGGTGAAGTACCAATTCTTTCCGAAGATGAGGAATTGCCAGACTTGCGTGTGCCAGAAGGTACAATAGCTGATAGAATGATTATTTCGCATCAACCTCGACCAGGGGCCACATTATATACTAAAAACCTTGCGCTACGGCCTTATTTTGAAACTGCTCTATACAATGTTGAGCATCTAGAGTTTCTTTCAGCATACCCATATGATATGATAGAAGCCAGCATAACCATGTGTTTTATGCTTAACAAAGGCATTAATCCGCTTAACTATTTCAATTTACAAAACCCGACTTACAGTTATTTATTCAGTCTTTACAGTAAAAGGCCGCTTGCAAACAGTCTTCCAAGGCAGTTGTATGGACGCGCACGTCAGAATGGTAAAATATGA
- a CDS encoding RHS repeat-associated core domain-containing protein codes for MTIRQPQQGLLVTQEQHYYPFGLPLSGVAVNTLAQPQVSKEQFNGGSTVDDALLGSEGGVYSTFYRNYDPTTGRFQGVDPLADSYADSSPYAFSSNDPVNFNDPAGDEPIYVDGRLMNPRDIATGKETWSGSDLDYSAYQLGGPDVRTGDGSGGYLGSYREYDPNNGTYANIQVNGKWVSPYYYETIKIYASPVNTLSIYTPYLNAYANQVGYPVGFKVFVDIIMSEASTRKDAAGIGSVLINRMNAVGTNLNNPNWINRIGTKSQYQGFTNGQYKKAKGMSLSEIQNDPDFKFMYQGAVEAYDNWGTDFTGMPDGHPSYYWNAAGYNGGGPALELYRKGKAILNTIDGTDFYSFKNPRGIWTPK; via the coding sequence GTGACGATACGCCAGCCCCAACAGGGGCTGCTGGTGACCCAGGAGCAGCACTACTACCCCTTTGGCTTGCCCCTGAGTGGGGTGGCCGTCAATACGCTGGCCCAGCCCCAGGTCAGCAAGGAGCAGTTCAATGGCGGCTCGACTGTAGACGATGCCCTGCTGGGTAGTGAAGGCGGCGTTTACAGCACGTTCTACCGCAACTATGACCCTACCACCGGGCGCTTCCAGGGCGTGGACCCGCTGGCCGATTCGTACGCCGATAGTAGTCCCTATGCTTTCAGTTCTAATGACCCTGTTAATTTCAACGACCCGGCTGGCGATGAGCCTATCTATGTTGATGGGCGATTGATGAATCCGCGCGATATTGCAACAGGAAAAGAAACTTGGTCAGGTTCAGACTTGGACTATTCTGCCTACCAGCTGGGTGGCCCAGATGTGAGGACGGGGGACGGTAGTGGCGGCTACCTGGGAAGCTATCGTGAATATGACCCCAATAATGGCACCTATGCTAATATCCAAGTTAATGGGAAGTGGGTTAGCCCTTATTATTATGAAACCATAAAAATATATGCTTCACCAGTAAACACATTAAGTATCTATACGCCTTATCTTAATGCCTACGCCAATCAGGTGGGCTACCCGGTAGGATTTAAAGTGTTTGTTGATATTATAATGTCTGAAGCATCAACACGAAAAGATGCTGCGGGAATTGGAAGTGTATTAATAAATAGAATGAATGCTGTTGGGACTAATTTGAATAACCCCAATTGGATCAACAGAATTGGGACAAAAAGCCAATATCAAGGGTTTACTAATGGCCAATACAAAAAGGCCAAAGGAATGTCTCTCTCAGAGATTCAGAATGATCCTGATTTTAAATTTATGTACCAAGGAGCAGTAGAAGCCTATGACAATTGGGGGACGGATTTCACTGGTATGCCTGATGGACATCCATCCTACTACTGGAACGCTGCAGGATATAACGGTGGAGGCCCAGCACTTGAACTATATAGAAAGGGTAAAGCAATTCTTAATACAATAGATGGCACAGACTTTTATTCATTCAAAAACCCGAGAGGAATATGGACACCAAAATAA